A stretch of the Corylus avellana chromosome ca6, CavTom2PMs-1.0 genome encodes the following:
- the LOC132184147 gene encoding biotin carboxylase 1, chloroplastic produces MDATMPLCKSVTSPPGLFVGRSGGIRSSQCSFMLGSRLSFPRQRAQGAQVSSIKSKKRGGALYATCRADKILVANRGEIAVRVIRTAHEMGIPCVAVYSTIDKDALHVKLADESLCIGEAPSSQSYLLIPNVLSAAISRKCTMLHPGYGFLAENAVFVEMCREHGINFIGPNPDSIRVMGDKSTARETMKKAGVPTVPGSDGLLQSTEEAVKLAHEIGFPVMIKATAGGGGRGMRLAKHPDEFVKLLQQAKSEAAAAFGNDGVYLEKYVQNPRHIEFQVLADKYGNVVHFGERDCSIQRRNQKLLEEAPSPALTPELRKAMGDAAVAAAASIGYIGVGTVEFLLDERGSFYFMEMNTRIQVEHPVTEMISSVDLIEEQILVAMGEKLRYKQEDIVLRGHSIECRINAEDAFKGFRPGPGRITAYLPSGGPFVRMDSHVYPDYVVPPSYDSLLGKLIVWAPTREKAIARMKRALEDTIITGVPTTIEYHKLILDVEDFRNGKVDTAFIPKHEQELQAPQKLVPSTLGKELATSAA; encoded by the exons ATGGATGCCACAATGCCTTTGTGTAAATCTGTCACCTCACCTCCT GGTTTATTTGTGGGAAGAAGTGGGGGAATCAGAAGTTCCCAATGTAGCTTTATGTTGGGAAGTAGATTGAGCTTTCCTAGGCAAAGAGCTCAGGGTGCACAAGTTAGTAGCATCAAATCTAAGAAGCGTGGAGGAGCTCTCTATGCTACATGTCGCGCTGATAAGATTCTTGTGGCAAATAGAGGAGAAATTGCTGTTCGAGTTATTAGAACTGCGCATGAGATGGGGATACCTTGTGTGGCTGTTTACTCGACCATAGACAAGGACGCACTTCATGTGAAATTGGCTGATGAATCGCTTTGCATTGGTGAAGCACCAAGCAGTCAGTC GTATTTGTTAATTCCAAACGTTTTATCTGCTGCTATCAGCCGTAAGTGTACAATGCTGCATCCTGGATATGGGTTCCTTGCTGAGAATGCAGTATTTGTTGAAATGTGCAGAGAACATGGAATCAACTTTATTGGGCCTAAT CCTGACAGTATCCGTGTTATGGGTGACAAGTCAACGGCTAGAGAGACGATGAAGAAAGCAGGTGTTCCAACCGTACCAGGAAGTGACGGACTGTTGCAG AGCACAGAAGAAGCAGTCAAGCTTGCCCATGAGATTGGATTTCCTGTTATGATTAAG GCAACAGCAGGTGGTGGAGGTCGTGGCATGCGTCTAGCTAAACATCCTGATGAGTTTGTGAAGTTACTACAG CAAGCCAAGAGTGAGGCTGCAGCTGCCTTTGGAAATGATGGAGTGTATTTGGAGAAGTACGTTCAAAATCCGAGGCACATTGAGTTCCAG GTTCTTGCGGATAAATATGGCAATGTTGTTCACTTTGGAGAGCGTGATTGCAGCATCCAG AGACGGAATCAAAAGCTGCTGGAAGAAGCACCCTCTCCTGCATTGACCCCTGAGTTGCGGAAGGCCATGGGTGATGCAGCAGTTGCAGCAGCAGCATCTATAGGTTATATTGGTGTTGGAACAGTTGAGTTTCTTTTGGATGAAAGAGGTTCCTTCTACTTTATGGAAATGAACACCCGGATCCAG GTTGAGCATCCTGTGACAGAAATGATCTCCTCTGTGGACTTGATTGAGGAACAAATTCTTGTAGCTATGGGAGAAAAACTCCGGTACAAACAG GAAGATATTGTGCTTAGAGGACATTCAATTGAATGCCGAATCAACGCAGAAGATGCCTTCAAAGGATTTCGACCTGGACCAG GGAGAATAACTGCATATTTGCCATCTGGAGGTCCGTTTGTTAGAATGGATAGCCATGTTTATCCTGACTATGTGGTTCCTCCGAGCTATGATTCCCTTCTTGGAAAG CTTATTGTATGGGCTCCAACAAGAGAAAAGGCAATTGCACGCATGAAAAGGGCTCTTGAAGACACTATTATTACAG GGGTCCCTACGACCATTGAATACCATAAACTTATCCTGGATGTAGAG GATTTTAGAAATGGCAAGGTTGATACTGCTTTTATCCCAAAGCATGAACAGGAATTACAAGCG